The following are from one region of the Blastocatellia bacterium genome:
- a CDS encoding alpha/beta fold hydrolase: MKKDLLEKKRSISKSTLKEIFLQTQQKPFFPHPRYKQPHLMTLAGHFWPRDKSITETTQERIFQIDEEAKVLAHCHWQKNYTQKPTIVMAHGLEGSSQTHYMIGTAIKASKMGFNVLRVNQRGGGGTHYLSPSAYHPGLSDDLRAIIKELTTVDKLQTIYLLGFSMGGNQSLKLAGEYANEFPLELKGICAISPPIDLEMVTKALNNPKNYFFQANFLRVLHRSLRRYHRHYPTRYDISKEWKAFTLRRFEELFTAPCNGFSSVEEYYHLASSKRLINKIKIPTLVIHAQDDPFIPFQMFEKASFSATTSLLAPQYGGHMGFLRGEVDEEDRYWAENRALDFFKLLEQENKEETDF; encoded by the coding sequence ATGAAAAAAGATTTACTAGAAAAAAAACGCTCCATATCTAAATCAACCTTAAAAGAGATTTTCTTACAAACTCAACAAAAACCTTTTTTTCCTCATCCCCGCTATAAACAACCGCACTTAATGACTTTAGCTGGGCATTTTTGGCCTAGGGATAAATCGATCACAGAAACTACTCAAGAACGTATTTTTCAAATAGATGAGGAAGCTAAAGTTCTAGCACATTGTCATTGGCAAAAAAATTATACTCAAAAACCTACTATTGTTATGGCACATGGCTTAGAAGGTTCAAGCCAAACACATTATATGATTGGTACTGCAATTAAAGCCTCAAAAATGGGTTTTAATGTTCTAAGAGTTAATCAACGTGGCGGTGGTGGCACACATTATCTTTCGCCAAGTGCTTATCATCCAGGCTTAAGCGATGACTTACGAGCTATCATCAAAGAATTAACTACAGTTGATAAACTGCAAACAATTTATTTACTTGGTTTTTCTATGGGAGGCAATCAGTCGCTAAAATTAGCTGGGGAATATGCTAATGAATTTCCCTTAGAGCTAAAAGGAATTTGTGCTATTTCTCCTCCAATAGATTTAGAAATGGTCACTAAAGCACTAAATAATCCTAAAAACTATTTTTTCCAAGCAAATTTCTTACGTGTTTTACATCGTAGCTTAAGGCGTTATCATAGACATTACCCTACACGCTATGATATTAGCAAAGAATGGAAAGCCTTTACCCTGCGTCGATTTGAAGAGCTTTTTACTGCTCCTTGCAATGGTTTTTCTAGTGTAGAAGAGTATTACCATTTAGCTAGCTCTAAACGACTAATAAATAAAATAAAAATCCCTACTTTGGTTATTCATGCTCAGGATGACCCATTTATTCCTTTTCAAATGTTTGAAAAAGCAAGCTTTAGTGCTACAACATCTTTGCTTGCTCCACAATATGGTGGGCATATGGGTTTTTTGCGCGGAGAAGTAGACGAAGAAGACCGCTACTGGGCAGAAAACCGCGCACTAGACTTTTTTAAGCTCTTAGAACAAGAAAACAAAGAAGAAACGGATTTTTAA
- the aceB gene encoding malate synthase A encodes MGQDSQTQTDKQKELNQLLQEEKIAVLAPVSTEFAEILTPEALKFVAKLVRNFSNKREELLANRSARQIELDNGKMPDFLAETAAIRSSDWQVAPLPNDLQDRRVEITGPVDRKMIINALNSGAKVFMADFEDSHSPTWDATIQGQINLRDAISGAITYKSPEGKQYKLNQNRAVLMVRPRGWNLLEKNVLIDGKQISASMFDFWLFFYHNAKNLIAQGSGPYFYLPKMESHLEARLWNDIFIMAQDSLSIAQGTIKATVLIETILAAFEMDEILYELKEHSAGLNCGRWDYIFSFIKKFRNHPDFILPDRALVTMTTHFLRSYSLLLIKTCHRRRVHAMGGMAAQIPIKNNEEANNIAIGKVRADKKREVTNGHDGTWVAHPGLVAIAMEEFSLMTTPNQIERSRDDVEIVAKDLLTVPTGSITLSGLRTNINVGMLYLESWLKGLGCVPLYNLMEDAATAEISRAQVWQWVKHSAKLDDGQPITKDLVKQILADELEKIKTSVGEENFSAGKYSLAGEIFQKIATNDEFVDFLTLPAYEFI; translated from the coding sequence ATGGGACAAGATAGTCAAACCCAAACAGATAAACAAAAAGAGTTAAATCAACTATTGCAAGAAGAAAAAATTGCAGTTCTAGCACCTGTTAGCACAGAGTTTGCCGAAATTCTTACTCCTGAAGCCCTTAAGTTTGTAGCTAAATTAGTAAGAAATTTTTCTAATAAACGAGAAGAACTTTTAGCCAATCGATCAGCTAGACAAATTGAGCTAGACAATGGAAAAATGCCTGATTTTCTTGCTGAAACTGCTGCAATACGCTCTAGCGATTGGCAAGTTGCACCACTTCCCAACGACCTACAAGATCGACGAGTTGAAATTACTGGCCCAGTAGATAGAAAAATGATCATCAATGCCTTAAATTCTGGTGCTAAAGTCTTTATGGCTGATTTTGAAGATTCACACTCGCCAACCTGGGATGCAACAATTCAAGGGCAAATTAATTTAAGAGATGCTATTAGTGGGGCTATTACTTACAAAAGCCCAGAAGGAAAACAATATAAATTAAATCAAAATAGAGCAGTTTTAATGGTGCGTCCTAGAGGTTGGAATCTTTTGGAAAAGAATGTTTTGATTGATGGCAAACAAATTTCTGCTTCAATGTTTGATTTTTGGCTATTTTTCTACCACAACGCTAAAAATTTAATAGCTCAAGGCAGCGGCCCTTATTTTTATCTTCCTAAAATGGAAAGTCATTTAGAAGCAAGACTTTGGAATGATATTTTTATAATGGCTCAAGACTCTCTTTCCATTGCTCAAGGTACAATTAAAGCTACTGTTTTAATTGAGACAATTTTGGCTGCTTTTGAAATGGATGAAATTTTATACGAGCTAAAAGAACATTCTGCTGGGCTTAATTGTGGACGTTGGGACTATATTTTTAGCTTTATAAAGAAATTCCGTAATCACCCAGATTTTATCTTACCTGATCGTGCGTTAGTGACTATGACAACGCATTTCCTCCGTAGCTATTCTTTATTGCTAATTAAAACTTGTCATCGTCGTCGAGTCCATGCGATGGGCGGTATGGCTGCACAAATCCCAATAAAAAATAATGAAGAAGCAAACAACATTGCAATTGGAAAAGTTCGTGCAGATAAAAAACGAGAAGTCACCAATGGACATGATGGAACCTGGGTTGCTCATCCTGGATTAGTCGCTATTGCTATGGAAGAATTTAGCTTAATGACTACACCTAATCAAATTGAACGATCAAGAGACGACGTTGAGATAGTTGCAAAAGATTTATTAACCGTTCCTACAGGCAGCATTACTTTATCAGGATTAAGAACAAATATTAATGTTGGAATGCTTTATTTAGAATCCTGGCTAAAAGGCTTAGGATGTGTCCCGCTTTATAACTTAATGGAAGATGCTGCAACAGCAGAAATCTCACGCGCACAAGTTTGGCAATGGGTTAAACATTCTGCCAAGTTAGACGATGGACAACCAATTACAAAAGATTTAGTTAAACAAATTTTGGCCGATGAATTAGAAAAAATAAAAACTTCTGTTGGAGAGGAAAATTTTTCTGCTGGCAAATATAGCCTAGCAGGGGAAATTTTCCAAAAAATTGCTACAAATGATGAGTTTGTAGATTTTCTTACTTTACCTGCTTACGAATTTATATAG
- a CDS encoding tetratricopeptide repeat protein produces MTDSILKVNTEQELVDLIRKTAEGELTLQQFFEFSNEDIDHMALLANALYEEERYDDALVILEGLIALNDKDSRYYNAAGAIFIQQEKYDEAYEALTKSLELDPNNLDAYVNRGEVFLVNSRLEEAAADFEKAISMDPREENPSANRARQLVWGMYQFLQECEKQGLLDPDFDINSLHEEIDDDKPSNLG; encoded by the coding sequence ATGACAGATTCAATCTTAAAAGTTAATACTGAACAAGAACTAGTTGATTTAATTCGTAAAACTGCTGAAGGTGAACTTACCCTTCAACAATTCTTTGAATTTAGTAATGAAGATATAGATCATATGGCACTTCTAGCTAATGCACTCTATGAAGAAGAGCGTTATGATGACGCTTTGGTTATCCTAGAAGGCTTGATTGCTCTTAATGATAAGGATTCTCGCTACTACAATGCTGCGGGAGCAATTTTTATTCAACAAGAAAAATATGATGAAGCTTATGAAGCTTTGACTAAATCCTTAGAACTTGACCCAAATAACCTGGATGCTTATGTTAATCGTGGCGAAGTATTTTTGGTAAATTCTCGTTTAGAGGAAGCAGCAGCGGACTTTGAAAAAGCTATTTCTATGGATCCAAGAGAAGAAAATCCTTCTGCTAATCGCGCCCGTCAGCTTGTTTGGGGAATGTATCAGTTTTTACAAGAATGTGAAAAACAAGGGCTACTAGACCCGGATTTTGACATAAATAGTTTGCATGAAGAGATTGATGATGATAAACCAAGTAATTTAGGTTAA
- the aceA gene encoding isocitrate lyase — protein sequence MSNLDKLKQEANLLEQTWKTDPRWKGITRTYSASDVVRLRGSMRINYTLAEVGSKKLWDLLHSEDYVAALGALTGNQAVQQVRAGLKAIYLSGWQVAADANNAGQMYPDQSLYPADSVPNVVRKINNSLTRADQIQHSKGKDDVYWFAPIVADAEAGFGGSLNAFELMKGMIEAGASGVHWEDQLASAKKCGHMGGKVLVPTTEFIQKLMAARLASDVLGVPTIVVARTDANGAHLITSDIDPRDQKFLTGERTAEGFYRMRGGLDAAIARGLAYAPYADMIWCETSSPNVEEARRFAESIHEKFPGKLLAYNCSPSFNWKLKLDNATIAKFQKELGAMGYKFQFITLAGFHALNYSMFELARNYRDTGMSAYAEFQANEFAGEANGYTATKHQEFVGTGYFDEVAQVISGGEASTLALVGSTEEEQFHDNAEVVEAAAK from the coding sequence ATGAGTAATTTAGATAAACTTAAACAAGAAGCTAATTTATTAGAACAAACTTGGAAAACCGATCCACGTTGGAAGGGCATTACCAGAACTTATAGTGCTAGTGATGTTGTTCGGCTACGTGGTTCTATGAGAATTAATTATACTTTGGCAGAAGTAGGATCTAAGAAGCTGTGGGATTTACTCCATTCAGAAGATTATGTAGCTGCATTAGGTGCATTAACTGGTAATCAAGCCGTCCAACAAGTCCGAGCAGGCTTAAAAGCTATTTATCTTAGTGGTTGGCAAGTTGCAGCAGATGCTAATAATGCGGGCCAAATGTATCCAGACCAAAGCCTTTATCCTGCTGATAGCGTTCCAAATGTAGTACGTAAAATTAATAATTCCTTAACAAGAGCCGATCAAATTCAACATTCTAAAGGAAAAGATGATGTTTACTGGTTTGCTCCAATTGTTGCTGATGCTGAAGCTGGTTTTGGTGGCTCATTAAATGCTTTTGAACTAATGAAAGGGATGATTGAAGCTGGTGCTTCGGGAGTACACTGGGAAGATCAATTAGCGTCTGCTAAAAAATGTGGTCATATGGGCGGCAAAGTCCTAGTTCCAACTACGGAATTTATCCAAAAATTAATGGCAGCACGTTTGGCTAGTGATGTTTTAGGTGTTCCTACAATAGTAGTTGCTAGAACTGATGCTAATGGCGCACATTTAATTACTAGCGATATAGACCCACGCGACCAAAAATTCTTAACAGGTGAGCGCACCGCAGAAGGTTTCTATCGTATGCGTGGCGGTTTGGATGCTGCAATTGCTCGTGGCCTAGCTTACGCTCCTTATGCTGATATGATTTGGTGTGAAACCTCTTCACCTAATGTTGAAGAAGCTAGAAGATTTGCTGAAAGCATTCATGAAAAATTCCCTGGAAAATTATTAGCTTATAACTGTTCACCTTCCTTTAACTGGAAACTAAAGCTAGACAATGCGACCATTGCTAAATTCCAAAAAGAATTAGGTGCAATGGGTTATAAATTCCAATTTATTACCCTAGCAGGTTTCCATGCTCTAAATTACTCAATGTTTGAGCTAGCTAGAAACTACCGTGATACAGGAATGAGTGCCTATGCAGAGTTTCAAGCTAATGAATTTGCTGGTGAAGCTAATGGTTATACAGCAACTAAACACCAAGAATTTGTTGGCACAGGCTATTTTGATGAAGTTGCGCAAGTTATTTCTGGTGGTGAAGCCTCAACATTAGCCCTAGTTGGTTCTACAGAAGAAGAACAATTTCATGACAATGCAGAAGTTGTAGAAGCAGCAGCAAAATAA